Proteins from a single region of Macrotis lagotis isolate mMagLag1 chromosome 2, bilby.v1.9.chrom.fasta, whole genome shotgun sequence:
- the PPP1R35 gene encoding protein phosphatase 1 regulatory subunit 35 has product MMPSRGKKRFGGPSREGWTVEAPGVEPERFASKPGPEPSLDLSLSPSPGPSRSEPPSSILLVGGARARGLRGRQRERQVRFHLASPCQSPPWEKQPRDEQLEKCESLPQLAAPGLQSTLAIGQQLESLRELSVLGQFDALKAAEEQLKSSFQSRCEMEENISEGLNMPRSQRLFRDLVSLQVPNEQVLNAALMERLALLPPQPQVPIHKIPAAGPELSILCDRQSLAYESPHLILEGFPLLKLRPTTCPAEDTFLMHQTLRRWDT; this is encoded by the exons ATGATGCCGAGTCGGGGCAAGAAGAGGTTCGGGGGGCCCTCGAGGGAGGGTTGGACCGTGGAGGCTCCAGGAGTAGAACCCGAGCGTTTTGCCTCCAAACCTGGGCCCGAACCCAGCCTGGACCTGAGTCTGAGCCCGAGCCCTGGCCCGAGCCGCTCCGAGCCGCCCAGCTCCATCCTCCTGGTGGGGGGAGCCAGGGCCAGGGGGCTGAGAGGACGGCAAAGAGAGCGCCAG GTTCGCTTCCACCTAGCGTCCCCTTGTCAGTCCCCACCATGGGAGAAGCAACCCCGAGATGAGCAGTTGGAGAAGTGTGAAAGCTTACCACAGCTCGCAGCCCCGGGGCTTCAAAGCACCCTCGCCATAGGGCAGCAGCTAGAGTCTCTAAGGGAGCTCAGTGTCCTGGGGCAATTTGATGCCCTGAAGGCCGCAGAGGAGCAGTTGAAAAGTTCCTTCCAAAGTCGCTGTGAGATGGAGGAAAACATATCCGAGG GGTTAAACATGCCTAGATCCCAACGGCTATTTCGAGACCTGGTGAGCCTGCAGGTTCCAAATGAGCAAGTGTTGAATGCTGCGTTGATGGAAAGACTGGCCTTGCTTCCACCACAGCCTCAGGTTCCCATCCACAAG attcctgctgcaggtcCAGAACTAAGCATCTTATGTGATCGCCAATCACTGGCCTATGAGTCTCCACACTTAATACTTGAAGGGTTTCCTCTCTTGAAGCTAAGACCAACAACCTGTCCTGCAGAGGATACCTTCCTCATGCATCAAACTCTTAGACGGTGGGATACATAA
- the MEPCE gene encoding 7SK snRNA methylphosphate capping enzyme, giving the protein MIEMAAEKEPFLVPAPPPPPLKADASGGGGTLVQPHREASSGELGGGTAQGPNPRMPTVPGRDDFAAPAPSWAGQKAQRSGDPVARGEEAHQSEAPGEAPPPNVEEERKGWGGAELGPPAPPRQRNGFQPHRPPGGGGSKRRNSCNVGGFKHPAFKRRRRINSDCDPVLPSNFLLGGNIFDPLNLNSLLDEEVSRALNAETPKSSPLPAKGRDPVEILIPKDITDPLSLNVCTDEAQVVRASPLKTGRKRHRHRGQHHQQHAGGPGGNDPTSSALPPTSITPSLHGEATPQQLQQRQRSQGRDGPQPYELNTAINCRDEVVSPLLPAPQDPPGTHSASSVASTTPAPLSNSRHRKRRRTSSKSESGARAGGQGPKEKVRARGGGRHYDHPLPAAGFKKQQSKFQYGNYCKYYGYRNPNCEDGRLRVMRPEWFQGRDVLDLGCNVGHLTLSIACKWGPARVVGVDIDARLIHSARQNIRHYLSEELRLAPQPPEGAQGPDGDKGTTTTRKKSCFPASLTASRGPIAAPQVPLDGADASIFPNNVVFITGNYVLDRDELVEAQAPEYDVVLCLSLTKWVHLNWGDEGLKRMFRRIYRHLRPGGILVLEPQPWSSYGKRKTLTETIYKNYYRIQLKPEQFSSYLTSPEVGFSSYELVATPHNSSKGFQRPVYLFHKANSPSH; this is encoded by the exons atgATCGAGATGGCAGCTGAGAAGGAGCCGTTCCTCGTgccggccccgccgccgcccccccTCAAGGCTGATGCCAGTGGGGGGGGTGGCACGCTGGTGCAGCCCCACCGGGAGGCCTCCTCCGGGGAGCTTGGTGGCGGGACAGCTCAGGGACCAAACCCACGAATGCCCACAGTGCCAGGCAGGGACGACTTCGCGGCCCCGGCCCCTTCTTGGGCCGGCCAGAAGGCGCAGCGAAGTGGCGACCCGGTGGCACGGGGGGAGGAGGCCCACCAGTCCGAAGCTCCGGGAGAGGCCCCTCCCCCTAACGTGGAGGAGGAGCGAAAGGGGTGGGGCGGGGCCGAGCTGGGGCCCCCCGCACCCCCAAGGCAGCGCAATGGCTTCCAGCCCCATAGGCCTCCTGGGGGGGGCGGGAGCAAGAGGAGGAATAGCTGTAATGTGGGTGGCTTCAAGCATCCAGCTTTCAAGAGGCGTAGGCGAATTAACTCGGACTGCGACCCAGTCTTGCCCTCCAATTTTCTCTTGGGGGGAAATATCTTCGATCCTTTGAATCTGAATAGCCTCCTGGACGAGGAGGTAAGTCGAGCACTCAATGCAGAGACTCCCAAGTCTTCCCCGCTGCCTGCTAAGGGGAGGGACCCAGTGGAAATCCTCATTCCTAAGGACATCACTGACCCACTCAGCCTCAACGTGTGCACTGATGAGGCCCAAGTAGTTCGAGCCTCGCCACTCAAGACTGGCAGAAAGCGACACCGACACCGTGGACAGCACCACCAGCAACATGCTGGCGGGCCTGGGGGGAATGATCCCACCTCCTCTGCACTTCCCCCAACTTCCATCACCCCCTCCCTGCATGGAGAAGCAACCCCTCAGCAGCTGCAACAGCGACAAAGGTCCCAAGGCCGAGATGGCCCCCAGCCTTATGAACTGAACACTGCCATCAACTGCAGGGATGAAGTAGTGTCCCCCCTTCTGCCTGCCCCACAGGACCCCCCAGGCACTCATTCGGCTTCTTCAGTTGCCTCAACTACACCTGCTCCCTTGTCTAACTCCCGCCACCGGAAACGTCGGAGGACTTCCAGCAAGTCTGAATCGGGTGCCAGAGCTGGTGGCCAGGGCCCTAAGGAGAAAGTTCGGGCGAGAGGGGGAGGCCGCCATTATGACCACCCTCTGCCTGCAGCTGGTTTCAAGAAGCAACAGAGTAAGTTCCAGTATGGGAACTACTGCAAGTACTATGGTTATCGAAACCCAAATTGTGAGGATGGGAGGCTTCGGGTGATGAGGCCCGAATGGTTTCAGGGACGTGATGTACTGGACTTAGGCTGCAACGTAGGCCACCTGACCTTAAGTATTGCTTGCAAGTGGGGCCCTGCTCGAGTAGTGGGGGTAGACATCGATGCTCGCCTCATACACTCTGCTCGACAGAACATCCGACATTATCTATCTGAGGAACTTCGTCTCGCACCCCAGCCACCTGAAGGAGCCCAAGGACCAGATGGTGATAAGGGAACTACCACCACCCGAAAGAAGAGCTGCTTCCCAGCCTCGTTGACTGCCAGTCGGGGCCCCATTGCTGCACCCCAAGTGCCTCTGGATGGGGCTGATGCCTCCATATTTCCTAACAATGTTGTCTTCATCACG GGTAATTATGTGTTAGATCGAGATGAACTGGTAGAGGCCCAAGCTCCTGAGTATGATGTGGTGCTCTGTCTCAGCCTCACTAAATGGGTACATCTGAATTGGGGTGATGAGGGATTGAAGAGAATGTTTCGGAGAATCTACCGACACCTACGACCTGGAGGCATTCTGGTTTTAGAACCCCAGCCTTGGTCATCCTATGGCAAGAGGAAGACACTTACA GAAACTATCTACAAGAATTATTATCGAATTCAGCTGAAACCTGAGCAGTTCAGTTCATATCTGACATCTCCTGAGGTTGGCTTCTCCAGCTATGAGCTTGTGGCCACACCCCACAACTCTTCCAAAG GCTTTCAGCGTCCTGTGTATCTGTTCCACAAGGCTAATTCCCCTAGCCACTGA